From Nicotiana tabacum cultivar K326 chromosome 15, ASM71507v2, whole genome shotgun sequence, the proteins below share one genomic window:
- the LOC142169625 gene encoding uncharacterized protein LOC142169625 has protein sequence MDSSFGCVLGQHDATGKKEQAIYYLSKIFTTCEAKYTRLERTCCALTWVAQKLRHYLLAYTTYLIYQMDPLKYIFQKPMPTGRLAKWQILLTEFDIVYVTRTAMKAQALADHLAEKSVDDEYESLNTYFPDEEVNLVEEVVQDDSQIWKLYFDGAVNIKGIGIGTILVSPTGQHYPATARLRFFCTNNMAEYEACIMGLKISINLNVHELLVMGDSDLLIRQAQAITLKAVTKKAVLDFVHSNIICQFGIPKTIITDNAANLNSHLMKEVFLQSTDWMCKNKILALARENGMFDLNTSQTSFDVMHAEI, from the exons ATGGATAGTTCCTTTGGCTGTGTTCTGGGTCAACATGATGCCACaggcaaaaaggaacaagcaatctattatttgagcaaaataTTCACTACTtgtgaggccaaatacactcgtttggaaaggacatgttgtgctttAACCTGGGTCGCTCAAAAGCTtaggcattatcttttggcctatacaaCTTACCTTATATACcaaatggatcctctgaagtatatctttcagaagccgatGCCAACTGGCAgattggcaaagtggcaaatcttgctcacagagtttgatattgtttatgtcACTCGTACTGCCATGAAGGCACAGGCTTTGGCTGATCATTTGGCAGAAAAATCGGTGGATGATGAGTATGAATCTTTGAAcacatacttcccagatgaagaggttAATTTAGTTGAAGAAGTAGTCCAAGATGACAGTCAAATTTGGAAATTATactttgatggggctgtcaaCATCAAAGGCATAGGGATTGGGACAATTCTTGTATCACCTACTGGGCAACATTACCCTGCCACGGCGCGACTTCGTTtcttctgtacaaacaacatggcagaatatgaagcttgcatcatgggtcTGAAGATATCAATAAACCTAAATGTGCATGAACTGTTGgtgatgggagattcagatttgcttattcGGCAGGCTCAAG ctattaCATTGAAAGCAGTTACCAAGAAAGCAGTATtagactttgttcactccaacaTCATCTGTCAATTCGGTATTCCAAAAACCATTATTACAGATAATGCTGCTAATttgaatagtcatctgatgaaggag GTTTTTCTGCAAAGTACGGATTGGATGTGCAAAAATAAGATTCTAGCTCTCGCCAGAGAAAATGGAATGTTTGATCTCAATACCAGCCAAACGAGCTTTGATGTAATGCATGCAGAGATATAG